One Edaphobacter bradus DNA window includes the following coding sequences:
- a CDS encoding peptidylprolyl isomerase yields MRVMAYNPAMRWSENAAALVLAVALLGLPVWAQQPSPQTPGPAAAAGSAAAADAAGQGVVLDRVVAVVNDDVILDSDVDEERRFEMIQPYRGAGEFSRERAVQRLIDRALIAQQAELQPEAAVTDQELDAQLQTLRRDIPECKQYHCETDAGWERYLTAKGFTLEEFRDRWRTRMQLLRFIEVRFRYGIHISEEEIKEYYEKTMLPEYARQKATPPQLDTISKRIEEVLLQQRVGNLLRDWLASLRAQGSVRIISPEGVAR; encoded by the coding sequence ATGCGCGTGATGGCTTACAACCCGGCGATGCGATGGAGCGAGAACGCGGCCGCACTTGTCCTGGCGGTTGCGTTGCTCGGTTTGCCGGTGTGGGCGCAGCAGCCCTCGCCGCAGACTCCCGGCCCGGCGGCTGCGGCAGGGAGTGCAGCGGCCGCCGATGCGGCAGGGCAGGGAGTCGTACTGGACCGAGTGGTTGCCGTGGTGAACGACGACGTGATCCTTGATAGCGATGTGGATGAAGAGCGGCGGTTTGAGATGATTCAGCCATACCGCGGCGCAGGGGAGTTCTCGCGTGAGCGGGCGGTGCAGCGGCTGATCGATCGCGCGCTGATTGCGCAACAGGCGGAGCTGCAGCCGGAGGCGGCGGTTACGGACCAGGAACTCGACGCTCAACTGCAGACGCTGCGCAGGGATATTCCGGAATGCAAGCAGTATCACTGCGAGACGGATGCCGGCTGGGAAAGGTACCTAACGGCCAAGGGATTCACCCTGGAAGAGTTTCGTGACCGGTGGCGGACGCGGATGCAGCTGCTGCGCTTTATCGAGGTGAGGTTCCGTTACGGGATTCACATCTCAGAGGAGGAAATCAAGGAGTACTACGAGAAGACGATGCTGCCGGAGTACGCGCGGCAGAAGGCGACTCCGCCACAGCTGGACACCATCTCGAAGAGAATCGAAGAGGTCTTGCTGCAGCAGCGGGTTGGCAATCTGCTGCGCGACTGGCTGGCATCGCTGCGGGCGCAGGGGAGCGTGCGAATCATTAGTCCCGAGGGGGTGGCCCGGTGA
- a CDS encoding translocation/assembly module TamB domain-containing protein produces MSERVQGPLKEVERVREKLTEVKRSLMARIGRGMMWTVLAVVLLIAALFGTFAWYSTTSDFERRVARELVSVLEDATGGRVELKAVHFNLWKLSVEADGLVIHGLEGPGEAPYFSADRVLLRVKLFNFFTHVTGSGLASHVSLNYLRVEHPQMHLIVDKDGKTNQPAPKHPRTSSTPMTDTLLDLKARQVELADGVVSFNDHAIPFDLAARDLNAEIHYIFASDSYGATVDLNDLRTKLGKEGEAQSKVHLEAELGRDAVELKKLDLHTGTDSEIHATGTLTHFAKPDWKVEAKGTLDLKQVAVLTGVDGLKTGAVNVDVTGHNCGVTPAETKKRPRFWESLRSGTKTKPGTTVALPASQCEAGYLIEGSAKVRNAGYRDEFVRLHDVNGSGKVHITPSELLLTQLVGDLPDGGRAEGELRIVNPSAEGATAPPQQQNAHAYLTATLTKVPLRTIMDVTAPENYGDLGFDTAVSGPVKVEWGGPAKDIADTVEVDGNLTMAPTGVKRKGALSDIRVTGDVLAHYTGKDETVRIQRMTAHTPQSNMVASGVLGVNTGDRLTALNVNLSVRDLSEYDQLLTTLGLEGNGKKGAAAIPVSVHGLLDFDGTASGPIRDLDVKGHVEGSQIEFAMGSTDALIDSLVADAEYAPNEGVAVANSTIKRGSAVLKASGTVKPRKVVSRRGVASYVWDEDLTFDANVQLADGSVTDVLKITGQQQNVPVTGTIAANAHVTGTANEMTGSGHISLVNGVAYGEPYESAAADLSIQGKDIEARHVLLKLHGMKAAGDGGYDMTSERLHGHIEGHDLVLSKFETVKRANINADGTLSVVADANGTLTEPGLKANVRLVKATYQGQPIGEATAELHSTGKTLYATVNSTLVGANVDLAGQTQLTGNYETQAKLTVANLDINKPLAIFAPGQMSAQSTINGTATLSGPLKTPKALSGAAEFNVADVKLEGIELKAAEPLRVSLRDGIATLEQVHITGQDTDMRMNGTAQLIGATDPRGGKLNIKSSGSVSMSLLHTFDADFTSSGKVEFSVAAGGQVKNPTLSGKVQFDNVNVAFDGVPNGLSNMNGTLVLNEERLEVQTLTARTGGGDLKLGGSIRYRNGIFADLTATGSAVRVRLYGFSATANANLRLQGTPQSSLLSGNILLTRFGMGQDVDIAAFGSAGSVSTPPDPNAPLNRVRLDVRVKSSPQLDFQNTYAKLAGTVDLTLRGTVAVPSVLGRIQITEGSATFSGVKYQLQRGDIYFTNPVLIDPTIDLDATAQVENYQVTVGLHGTSRSLKPTYRSEPPLSEADVFALLALGRTQEEAQLYQERQLQTGTDPTTSALLGGALNATVSTRVEKLFGVGSVKIDPAFVGTLGNSSARITVQEQLSKQITATFATNVNTSAQQLIQVQYDLSHDNSIVVTRDESGVFSIVYKVRRRYR; encoded by the coding sequence GTGAGCGAGAGAGTGCAAGGGCCGCTGAAGGAGGTTGAGCGCGTCAGGGAGAAGCTCACTGAGGTGAAGCGGTCCTTGATGGCGCGTATCGGACGCGGCATGATGTGGACCGTCCTGGCGGTGGTGCTGTTGATCGCGGCGCTGTTTGGGACGTTTGCGTGGTACTCGACGACATCGGATTTCGAGCGCAGAGTCGCGAGGGAGCTTGTGAGTGTGCTTGAGGACGCGACGGGCGGGCGCGTCGAGCTGAAGGCAGTTCACTTCAATCTGTGGAAGCTGTCGGTTGAGGCCGATGGGCTGGTGATTCATGGGCTGGAGGGGCCGGGCGAGGCTCCGTATTTTTCGGCCGATAGAGTCCTCTTGCGGGTCAAGCTCTTCAACTTCTTCACGCATGTGACGGGATCGGGGCTAGCTTCGCATGTGTCGCTGAACTATCTGCGGGTGGAACATCCGCAGATGCACCTGATCGTCGATAAGGATGGAAAGACGAATCAGCCCGCGCCGAAGCATCCGCGGACAAGCTCGACGCCGATGACGGACACGCTGCTGGACCTGAAGGCGAGGCAGGTGGAGTTGGCCGATGGTGTCGTGTCGTTCAACGATCACGCGATTCCGTTCGATCTGGCGGCGCGCGATCTGAATGCGGAGATCCACTACATCTTCGCGAGCGACAGCTATGGTGCGACGGTCGATCTGAACGATCTGCGGACAAAGCTGGGCAAAGAGGGTGAGGCGCAGTCGAAGGTGCATCTGGAGGCTGAGCTCGGACGTGATGCGGTGGAGTTGAAGAAACTGGATCTTCATACCGGCACGGACTCTGAGATCCACGCAACGGGGACACTGACTCACTTCGCGAAACCAGACTGGAAGGTTGAGGCGAAGGGCACGCTCGATCTGAAGCAGGTTGCGGTGCTGACCGGAGTGGATGGGCTGAAGACAGGGGCTGTCAATGTGGATGTGACTGGCCACAACTGCGGAGTGACTCCGGCTGAGACGAAGAAGCGGCCGCGATTCTGGGAATCGCTGCGTTCCGGGACAAAGACGAAGCCGGGGACGACGGTCGCGCTGCCTGCTTCGCAGTGCGAGGCAGGGTATCTGATCGAAGGCTCGGCCAAGGTGAGGAACGCCGGGTACCGTGATGAGTTCGTCCGGCTGCACGATGTGAACGGCAGCGGGAAGGTACATATAACCCCTTCAGAATTGCTGCTGACGCAGCTTGTTGGAGATCTGCCAGATGGCGGGAGAGCAGAGGGTGAACTGCGAATCGTGAACCCTTCGGCCGAGGGCGCAACCGCGCCGCCACAACAGCAGAACGCACATGCCTATCTGACTGCGACGCTGACAAAGGTTCCGTTGCGCACGATCATGGATGTTACGGCGCCCGAGAACTACGGCGATCTGGGCTTCGATACAGCGGTCAGCGGGCCAGTCAAGGTGGAGTGGGGAGGGCCGGCGAAGGACATTGCAGATACGGTGGAGGTCGACGGCAATCTCACGATGGCCCCGACGGGGGTGAAAAGGAAAGGCGCGCTGTCGGATATTCGAGTGACGGGCGATGTGCTGGCGCACTACACAGGGAAGGATGAGACGGTGCGCATCCAGAGGATGACCGCACATACGCCGCAATCAAACATGGTGGCGAGCGGAGTTCTGGGAGTGAACACAGGCGATCGATTGACCGCGCTGAATGTAAATCTCTCGGTCCGCGATCTCTCGGAGTACGACCAGTTGCTGACCACGCTGGGGCTCGAGGGGAATGGGAAGAAGGGCGCGGCTGCCATTCCTGTTTCGGTGCATGGCCTCCTCGATTTCGACGGGACTGCGAGCGGACCAATTCGTGACCTGGATGTGAAGGGACATGTGGAGGGCAGCCAGATTGAGTTTGCAATGGGTTCGACAGACGCGCTGATCGACTCGCTGGTTGCCGACGCGGAGTACGCGCCGAACGAAGGGGTCGCAGTGGCGAACTCGACGATCAAACGGGGCTCGGCTGTGCTGAAGGCATCCGGCACGGTGAAGCCGCGAAAGGTGGTCTCGCGGCGCGGCGTTGCCAGCTATGTGTGGGATGAGGACCTCACCTTCGATGCCAATGTGCAGCTTGCCGATGGTTCTGTCACAGATGTGCTGAAGATTACAGGCCAGCAACAGAACGTTCCGGTGACGGGAACGATTGCCGCGAATGCTCATGTGACAGGAACGGCGAATGAGATGACAGGCAGTGGACATATCTCGCTGGTGAATGGAGTCGCGTACGGTGAGCCCTATGAGTCGGCTGCTGCTGATCTGAGCATTCAGGGCAAGGATATCGAGGCAAGGCACGTTCTGCTGAAGCTGCATGGGATGAAGGCTGCAGGCGATGGCGGCTATGACATGACCAGCGAGAGGCTGCATGGCCATATCGAAGGCCATGACCTGGTGCTGTCGAAGTTCGAGACGGTGAAGAGGGCCAACATAAACGCGGACGGGACGCTGAGCGTGGTTGCCGATGCGAATGGCACGTTGACGGAGCCGGGGCTGAAGGCAAATGTGAGGCTTGTCAAGGCGACGTATCAGGGCCAGCCGATCGGAGAGGCGACGGCTGAACTTCACAGCACGGGAAAGACGCTGTATGCGACGGTGAACTCGACGCTGGTGGGCGCTAACGTGGATTTGGCCGGGCAGACGCAACTGACGGGGAATTATGAGACGCAGGCGAAGCTGACGGTAGCCAATCTCGACATCAACAAGCCGCTCGCGATATTTGCGCCGGGACAGATGTCTGCGCAGTCCACCATAAACGGAACGGCAACGCTGAGCGGGCCGTTGAAGACTCCGAAGGCGCTGAGCGGGGCTGCGGAGTTCAACGTGGCCGACGTGAAGCTGGAGGGAATCGAGCTGAAGGCGGCTGAGCCGCTGCGCGTGAGCCTGCGAGACGGAATTGCGACACTCGAGCAGGTGCACATTACCGGTCAGGATACGGATATGCGGATGAACGGGACGGCTCAGTTGATTGGAGCCACCGATCCGCGCGGCGGCAAGTTGAACATCAAGTCGAGCGGAAGCGTGAGCATGTCGCTGCTTCATACCTTCGATGCCGACTTTACCTCGAGCGGCAAGGTGGAGTTCTCGGTGGCTGCAGGCGGGCAGGTGAAGAATCCCACGCTTAGCGGCAAAGTGCAGTTCGACAATGTAAATGTTGCGTTCGATGGAGTTCCAAACGGATTGAGCAATATGAACGGCACGCTGGTCTTGAATGAAGAGCGGCTGGAGGTGCAGACGCTGACGGCAAGGACAGGCGGAGGCGATCTGAAGCTGGGCGGCTCGATTCGTTACCGCAACGGCATCTTCGCCGACCTCACAGCGACGGGAAGCGCGGTTCGGGTGAGGTTATATGGCTTCAGCGCGACTGCGAATGCGAACCTGAGGCTGCAGGGAACGCCGCAGAGCTCTCTGTTAAGTGGCAATATTCTGCTGACTCGTTTTGGTATGGGGCAGGATGTCGACATTGCGGCATTTGGCAGCGCTGGAAGCGTCAGCACTCCGCCTGATCCGAATGCTCCTTTGAACAGGGTGCGGCTGGATGTTCGCGTGAAGAGTTCGCCGCAGCTGGACTTTCAGAACACGTATGCGAAGCTGGCGGGAACGGTCGATCTGACGCTTCGCGGCACGGTTGCGGTCCCCTCGGTTCTGGGCCGGATCCAGATCACCGAGGGCAGTGCGACGTTTTCTGGAGTCAAATATCAGTTGCAGCGCGGGGATATTTATTTCACCAATCCTGTGCTGATCGACCCTACGATCGACCTGGATGCGACCGCTCAGGTGGAGAACTATCAGGTCACGGTGGGGTTGCATGGAACCTCGAGAAGCCTGAAGCCGACGTACCGTTCGGAGCCGCCGTTGAGCGAGGCCGACGTCTTCGCCCTGCTGGCGCTCGGCAGGACGCAGGAAGAGGCACAGCTCTACCAGGAAAGGCAGCTGCAGACGGGAACCGACCCGACAACCAGCGCCTTGCTGGGAGGTGCGCTGAACGCTACGGTGAGCACGCGCGTCGAGAAGCTGTTCGGCGTGGGAAGCGTGAAGATCGACCCGGCGTTCGTGGGCACGCTGGGCAACTCCTCGGCGCGTATCACTGTGCAGGAGCAGCTCTCCAAGCAGATCACTGCGACCTTTGCGACGAACGTGAATACGTCGGCACAGCAGCTGATTCAGGTGCAATATGACCTGAGCCACGATAACTCGATTGTGGTGACGCGCGATGAATCGGGCGTCTTCAGCATTGTGTATAAGGTTCGCCGGCGGTATCGTTAG
- a CDS encoding BON domain-containing protein, whose amino-acid sequence MKRFGAAVLLCVACGFMLTGVPDKAALAQAGAAVSGKDAEIQADVMKALDNKRFSNVKVSVQGGVVTLSGTVNLYADKVDADHKTHHRKDVRGVQNLIEVGGPTVEDVTLRDKLAEKLAYDRVGYGTTAFNAFTIGVQNGAVTLGGVAYGPVDKDSAISLVSNYPGVKDVIDNIEVAPVSPMDDRIRLAEARAIYGAPQLNKYAIDPAKPIRITVVNGNVTLSGVVDNKGDKDVANIRANGVPGVFKVVNNLEVAGASQEK is encoded by the coding sequence ATGAAGCGATTCGGAGCTGCTGTCTTGTTGTGCGTTGCGTGCGGGTTCATGCTGACAGGCGTGCCTGACAAGGCAGCGCTGGCGCAGGCTGGAGCAGCTGTGAGCGGGAAGGATGCCGAGATCCAGGCCGACGTGATGAAGGCGCTGGACAACAAGAGATTTTCGAATGTGAAGGTCTCGGTTCAGGGCGGTGTCGTTACGTTGAGCGGGACCGTGAACCTGTACGCCGACAAGGTGGACGCCGATCACAAGACGCACCACAGGAAAGACGTAAGAGGTGTGCAGAATCTCATCGAGGTTGGCGGACCAACGGTCGAGGACGTTACGCTTCGCGACAAGCTGGCCGAGAAGCTGGCATACGACCGCGTGGGTTATGGGACGACGGCGTTCAATGCCTTCACCATCGGCGTGCAGAATGGCGCAGTGACGCTAGGCGGAGTTGCCTATGGGCCGGTCGATAAGGATTCGGCGATCAGCCTGGTGTCGAACTATCCGGGCGTAAAGGACGTGATCGACAACATCGAGGTAGCACCGGTTTCGCCGATGGATGACCGCATTCGGCTGGCGGAGGCGCGGGCGATCTATGGCGCTCCGCAGTTGAACAAGTATGCGATCGATCCGGCAAAGCCGATCCGTATTACGGTGGTCAACGGCAATGTGACACTGTCGGGCGTGGTGGACAACAAGGGCGACAAGGACGTGGCCAACATTCGCGCCAACGGTGTGCCGGGGGTCTTCAAGGTCGTCAACAATCTGGAGGTTGCGGGCGCCTCGCAGGAGAAGTAG
- a CDS encoding UbiA-like polyprenyltransferase, whose amino-acid sequence MSSLWKSTAVTLEMIKWEHSIFALPFALTAAVLAAGGWPQLRVLGWIIVCMVAARSAAMAFNRLVDARIDAANPRTAMRAIPAGALSGRFVGGFVLVSAMIFTLGAAMLNRLAFALAPVALAVVLAYSYMKRVTRWSHLVLGLALGIAPSAAWIAVRGTLDARIVVLTVAVLLWVGGFDVLYACQDYEHDRRVGLNSVPQAFGVRGAFWIARGMHLGMLVLLCWLIALFGLGEIAALGVVLVALLLLYEHLIISPTDLRRMNAAFFTMNGVISVVFFAFVAADVFLHR is encoded by the coding sequence ATGTCTTCATTATGGAAAAGCACGGCAGTTACGCTTGAGATGATCAAGTGGGAACACTCCATCTTTGCCTTGCCGTTTGCGCTTACCGCAGCGGTGCTGGCGGCGGGAGGATGGCCGCAGTTGCGAGTGCTGGGCTGGATCATCGTGTGCATGGTGGCCGCGCGATCGGCGGCCATGGCCTTCAATCGGCTGGTGGACGCGCGAATCGATGCAGCGAATCCGAGGACGGCGATGCGCGCAATTCCTGCCGGAGCGCTGAGCGGCCGGTTTGTCGGGGGCTTCGTTCTGGTCTCGGCAATGATCTTTACGCTGGGAGCGGCGATGCTCAATCGGCTCGCATTTGCTCTGGCTCCTGTGGCGCTTGCGGTGGTGCTTGCTTATAGCTATATGAAGCGGGTGACGAGGTGGTCGCATCTGGTGCTGGGGCTCGCGCTGGGAATTGCTCCATCGGCGGCCTGGATTGCAGTGCGGGGAACGCTGGACGCGCGCATTGTCGTGCTGACTGTGGCGGTGCTGCTGTGGGTCGGGGGCTTTGATGTTCTGTACGCGTGCCAGGACTATGAGCACGATCGCCGGGTTGGACTGAACAGCGTTCCCCAGGCATTTGGAGTTCGCGGGGCCTTCTGGATTGCGCGCGGAATGCACTTGGGGATGCTGGTTCTGCTGTGCTGGTTGATTGCGCTGTTCGGACTGGGAGAGATTGCGGCGCTGGGGGTGGTATTGGTTGCGCTGCTATTGCTGTATGAGCACCTGATCATCTCGCCGACCGACCTGCGGCGAATGAACGCAGCGTTCTTTACGATGAACGGTGTGATCTCTGTCGTGTTCTTCGCTTTTGTTGCGGCGGACGTCTTTTTACACAGATAG
- a CDS encoding lmo0937 family membrane protein, producing the protein MLRAIIIGLFILWVLGMANSYVLGGWVHIFLALAIIVLLFSHYSHRRAH; encoded by the coding sequence ATGCTTAGGGCAATCATCATCGGTCTCTTCATCCTCTGGGTACTGGGGATGGCCAATAGTTATGTGCTTGGCGGCTGGGTCCACATCTTTCTCGCACTCGCCATCATCGTTCTCCTCTTTAGCCACTATTCTCACCGGCGAGCACACTAA
- the pheA gene encoding prephenate dehydratase yields MKIAIQGELGSNSHMAAVAMLGSANGLDIVACSASAEVFAKVVDGSVDGAVLPIENSLHGSVSEHYDLLLERPVGIVRESLLRIRHNLIAMPGVKPAEVKRVMSHPVALSQCRRFLAEHPELEVVPFYDTAGSVKHLMAEGLRDVAGIAPELAATQYGGEVLVAGIEDHAQNFTRFHLVVREGAPGYDGAGADKMSLAFAVEHRPGTLVAALERLAAAGVNLTKIESRPVPGSPWEYVFYVDVRFDSAAKADEAVEALRRHCRMVKLLGRYRAA; encoded by the coding sequence TTGAAGATCGCGATTCAGGGAGAGTTGGGCTCTAACAGCCATATGGCAGCGGTGGCGATGTTGGGGAGCGCAAATGGGCTGGATATCGTTGCGTGCAGCGCCTCGGCGGAGGTCTTCGCCAAGGTCGTGGATGGGAGCGTGGACGGCGCGGTACTCCCGATTGAAAACAGCCTGCATGGTTCGGTTTCGGAGCACTACGATCTGCTGCTCGAGAGGCCCGTTGGCATTGTGCGCGAGAGCCTGCTGCGGATTCGGCACAACCTGATCGCCATGCCCGGGGTGAAGCCGGCCGAGGTGAAGCGAGTGATGAGCCATCCGGTGGCGCTCTCGCAGTGCCGGAGATTTCTGGCGGAGCACCCGGAGCTTGAGGTCGTCCCTTTTTATGACACCGCCGGAAGCGTGAAGCACTTGATGGCCGAAGGTCTGCGCGACGTGGCCGGGATCGCTCCGGAGCTTGCGGCGACACAGTATGGCGGTGAGGTGCTGGTGGCAGGGATCGAGGACCATGCCCAGAACTTCACGCGCTTTCACCTGGTAGTGCGTGAAGGAGCGCCGGGATACGACGGAGCGGGTGCGGACAAGATGAGCCTGGCGTTTGCCGTCGAACACCGGCCGGGCACACTGGTTGCGGCGCTGGAACGGTTGGCTGCGGCTGGGGTGAACCTGACGAAGATTGAGTCGAGACCGGTGCCAGGCAGCCCGTGGGAGTATGTTTTTTACGTCGATGTGCGATTCGATTCCGCCGCGAAAGCGGACGAGGCGGTCGAAGCATTGCGGCGGCATTGCCGGATGGTGAAGCTGCTGGGACGATATCGTGCGGCGTGA
- a CDS encoding beta-ketoacyl-ACP synthase III, whose product MSLTLKPQARVRAKISSVGVYVPPRLLTNADLEKMVETNDKWIVERTGIRERHLVDQGVATSDLAVEAAKCCLAKRGVDVSEVEVIIVATVTPDMMFPATACLVQDKLGAKGAWGFDLSAACSGFPYALQVGAKLVESGMHKKVLVIGADVMSSIIDYTDRATCVIFGDGAGAVLLEPCAEGEVGLVDYWHEVDGSGAVALNMPGGGSLNPATAETVAKKMHYVHQDGQAVYKFAVRKMAEATEMVLHRNGVEGKDLGCFIPHQANKRIIESTAHRLGMPEDRVIINIDRYGNTTAGTIPLAMQTALDDGRLKKGDLVLLASVGAGFTIGATLLRWEF is encoded by the coding sequence TTGAGTTTGACGTTGAAGCCGCAGGCACGGGTGCGAGCGAAGATCAGTTCCGTTGGGGTGTATGTTCCGCCGCGGCTGTTGACCAATGCTGATCTCGAAAAGATGGTCGAGACCAACGACAAGTGGATCGTGGAACGGACGGGGATCCGCGAACGTCATCTTGTGGATCAAGGTGTGGCGACGAGCGATCTGGCGGTGGAGGCGGCCAAGTGCTGCCTGGCAAAGCGCGGCGTGGATGTGAGTGAGGTTGAGGTGATCATCGTCGCGACAGTGACGCCGGACATGATGTTCCCGGCGACGGCGTGCCTGGTGCAGGACAAGCTGGGAGCCAAGGGCGCGTGGGGGTTTGATCTGTCGGCGGCCTGCTCGGGGTTTCCGTATGCGCTGCAGGTGGGAGCGAAGCTGGTCGAGAGCGGGATGCATAAGAAGGTTCTGGTAATTGGGGCCGATGTGATGAGCTCGATCATCGACTACACGGACCGCGCGACGTGCGTGATCTTCGGCGATGGCGCGGGTGCTGTGCTGCTCGAGCCTTGCGCCGAGGGCGAGGTGGGGCTGGTTGACTACTGGCATGAGGTTGATGGTTCGGGCGCGGTTGCGCTCAACATGCCGGGAGGCGGAAGCCTGAACCCTGCGACCGCCGAAACGGTGGCGAAGAAGATGCACTACGTCCACCAGGACGGGCAGGCGGTGTACAAGTTCGCGGTGCGGAAGATGGCAGAGGCGACGGAGATGGTGCTGCACCGCAATGGTGTCGAGGGCAAGGACCTGGGGTGCTTTATTCCGCATCAGGCCAACAAGCGGATCATCGAGTCGACGGCGCACCGGCTGGGGATGCCTGAGGACCGAGTGATCATCAACATCGACCGCTACGGAAATACGACGGCGGGAACGATTCCGCTGGCAATGCAGACCGCGCTCGACGATGGCCGCCTGAAGAAGGGCGATCTGGTGCTGCTGGCGAGCGTGGGGGCCGGGTTTACGATCGGCGCGACGCTGCTAAGGTGGGAGTTCTGA
- a CDS encoding PadR family transcriptional regulator, which yields MKAERGATLKALLGLLSLGPMSGYDIRALIQESIGHFWSESYGQIYPGLKRLATAGLVEKKTERQKGRPDRHLYSLTDEGREELWRWLRLPPVDEVPRNELLLKLFFGAQVPASVCREHVAAHLAKHEALLKRYSVVAKALEREHGHDPDLPYWLITLSLGRHTSSAEAKWCKETLKRLEELERKKKGGR from the coding sequence ATGAAGGCCGAACGTGGGGCGACGTTGAAGGCGCTGTTGGGGCTGCTGAGCCTGGGGCCGATGTCGGGCTATGACATCCGCGCGCTGATCCAGGAGTCGATCGGGCACTTCTGGAGTGAAAGCTATGGGCAGATCTATCCCGGGCTGAAGCGGCTTGCGACGGCTGGGCTGGTGGAGAAGAAGACGGAACGTCAGAAGGGAAGGCCAGACCGTCATCTGTACTCGCTGACCGATGAGGGGCGTGAGGAGCTGTGGCGATGGCTGCGACTGCCTCCGGTGGACGAGGTGCCACGGAATGAGCTTCTGTTGAAGCTCTTCTTTGGCGCGCAGGTTCCTGCGAGTGTGTGCCGGGAGCATGTTGCAGCGCACCTGGCAAAGCACGAGGCTCTGTTGAAGCGGTATAGCGTCGTTGCCAAGGCGCTTGAGCGGGAGCACGGCCACGACCCCGATCTGCCGTACTGGCTGATAACGCTGAGCCTAGGCCGTCACACGAGTTCGGCAGAGGCGAAGTGGTGCAAAGAGACCTTGAAGCGTTTGGAGGAGTTGGAGAGGAAGAAAAAAGGAGGCAGGTGA
- a CDS encoding VTT domain-containing protein: protein MTPTVATAIVADSAVAAEAFAPPARPHSALLHVLFSLGLFGLFFVALVDSSFVPLPLPGITDIMLIVLAARHTNILLLLLASISGSLVGGYLSYRAGYAGGISLLERHVQPRTFNLVREWMEQHAILSIAIPALLPPPIPLSPFVLAAGALKMSRKKFLTTFGISRSLRHASAIWLGVRYGRHVLRLWNHLSTQYATPILIVMWTAILGSAAFAFWKLYKTSRSVEAPQGIASHTRTVA from the coding sequence ATGACGCCGACCGTAGCGACAGCCATCGTGGCCGACTCAGCAGTTGCCGCAGAGGCGTTTGCCCCGCCGGCGCGGCCTCACTCTGCGCTGCTGCACGTCCTCTTCAGCCTCGGCCTCTTCGGCCTCTTCTTTGTCGCGCTCGTCGACTCGTCTTTCGTACCGCTGCCCCTGCCGGGCATCACCGACATCATGCTCATCGTGCTCGCGGCGAGACACACCAACATCCTGCTGCTTCTGCTCGCCTCAATCTCGGGCTCGCTCGTCGGCGGATACCTCAGCTACCGCGCAGGATACGCCGGCGGTATCAGTCTCCTCGAAAGACACGTCCAGCCACGCACCTTCAACCTCGTCCGCGAATGGATGGAGCAGCATGCCATCCTCTCCATCGCGATTCCCGCACTGCTGCCACCGCCGATCCCGCTGTCGCCCTTTGTCCTCGCCGCCGGCGCGCTCAAGATGTCACGCAAGAAGTTCCTTACCACGTTTGGCATCAGCCGCAGCCTGCGCCACGCTTCGGCGATCTGGCTTGGCGTCCGCTATGGCCGCCACGTCCTGCGGCTCTGGAACCACCTCTCCACGCAGTACGCCACTCCAATTCTCATCGTCATGTGGACCGCCATTCTGGGCAGCGCGGCCTTTGCCTTCTGGAAGCTCTACAAGACCTCACGCAGCGTCGAAGCCCCACAAGGGATCGCAAGCCACACCAGAACAGTAGCGTAG